In Neodiprion virginianus isolate iyNeoVirg1 chromosome 6, iyNeoVirg1.1, whole genome shotgun sequence, the genomic window GAAAAACTTATGCGGTTACCAAAGAAACTGCACAACGCAACTTATtagatataaatttattttaacagTTAACGCCGTCTATTAGAAATATTCATTAACGATGTTCAGAACCATACGTTTCGCGTCTCTGGTAAGAAATTTCGCAACCAAACCGGAGGAGATTGGAAATCTTGTTAAGGTGAGTTAAAGTATACCGAATAACAACATCACCTTGAGTAACTACTTTCGTGTTTAAAATGATGCAACAAATATAACGTTTTCATTTCTCCAGAAATAATGGCATTGTAGGGCTAGTAGCAAGTTACGTTACTGATTTTCATTCCCTATTTGACATTTTCTATTAAATGACTGttgatgacaattttttactgcATTCGTATGGTGTGTCTGGATCTTACTTGCGTTTTGCATTTTACAATTCGCATTTCAATATCTTAATCAGATCGATGATATTGTTACTTATTATTTGGCTTACTGTATAAGaatgatatgaaaatttaatacgcAGTTTCGACTAATTGTAATAGGCAAATATCTTCATAaagtttaatatttatatttcatattgCGCAGCCATCGGTTTTAGTCATGTGAATAATTCGAAACCAACAAACTCAAAAATTCTATTCCTTTATAACTTAACAACGAGGCTGTGATAACAAAAAACTTTCGTTGCTATACTAGAAACATAcaatatctgaaaaattccGTATAAtatgttgaatgaaattaattgctATCCAGCGAGCCATTCTGTTAGCCAATTTATCTAAAATTCACATGTTACAATAGCATTAtacaaaacaatattttttatgaagTTTGCAGATACTGGTTCTAACGACGCAAACAATTTAGCTGTACATCTATATATTTTAAACCAAAATTTTGACATTCTTGTCCTTTTTAACTGGCATTTCtatattattccaaaatttaatttcttccgAGGAATATAAACTGAATATTTCAGTTGACGAGTTGAATTCTCAGATGATTGACAATTATGTAATACAGAAGTAGCATAAGCTTAGTGTTCCATAAGGGAAACATAATACTTTTTGTATATCACACTTCtcatatttcttatttttcatctaagattgaaattttctaaattacgccttataaaaaaaaccaataaacTTGAATTGATATTTTGCTTGTTTCTTTTGACATAACTTTCTGAAGaatgattataaatttacataCAAAGCGGTAATGACAATATAGAGATTAACTTTTGTAACATTACTTGGCTTTTTCTGTGTTTCTCAAACGTTTGTCAAAGAATTTGATGTGTAAACAGATGTTCATTCTCTTTGTAATTCTTAACATCTTGAAGATTATAATGCAGtattccattttttcatttcaaatccaACAGTAATGCATATTCGAGGTTTCGTTCATACTgtaaacattaaaaatttcaattttagactaaaaataatatacttataaGATAATGATGAAATGTGGAGGACTAGTTTATTTTCGTCAACTGCACGTAACAAATGTCAATAGTGAATCACCCagtgatatttattattgttaatgaTATCAGAgttcttttttcattatttaggGAAATAAAGTAGTAGTTTTTATGAAAGGCGTGCCAGAAGAACCAAGATGTGGTTTCAGTAATGCTGTTGTACAAATCCTCAGAATGCATGGTGTACAATATAACGCACATGATGTACTGGCTGACGAAGAACTTCGACAAGGTActaattgattaaattttttaaatttcagtaCCCCAACTCTAGTAGATTCCAAGAAGAGTTTATCAAACTTGgataaactaaaaaaaatgattaaatatcCATTATTAATGCTTATATAACCACGTTAATTaggttttcaaaaaatttatatatgctatccaaaaaaaaaagaacgcaCGAAGACTAGAAACTTCCAAGTGACATtccaatttataattatatacggTTAATAGAAAACCTTTTAACAATCGCTAATGTATACATTAATTTAAATTACTATCTcttattttaataaacatttttcctTTGGCGATATTGAATAATACAATGGGTTAGTCAAATGCTATGTGGTCTTTGGCTAACAATCGTTGCGTTGACAATATAACATACGACGTGCTATATGTAATAATCGTTATACTTATATTTTGGTCATGTGTGTGTTGttacatgtatatttcttACAGGtataaaagaattttcaaactggCCAACGATACCGCAAGTATATATAAACGGTGAATTCGTTGGCGGATGTGACATAATGCTTCAAATG contains:
- the LOC124307404 gene encoding glutaredoxin-related protein 5, mitochondrial; protein product: MFRTIRFASLVRNFATKPEEIGNLVKGNKVVVFMKGVPEEPRCGFSNAVVQILRMHGVQYNAHDVLADEELRQGIKEFSNWPTIPQVYINGEFVGGCDIMLQMHQNGELIEELKKVGINSLLLETGKEADNTKK